From the genome of Adhaeribacter pallidiroseus:
GTAACTTAAATATTCGCACGGTTATTTTCCGGATTGGCATTGTGCTGAGTAAAGAAGGCGGCGCCTTGCCCCAATTAGCTAAACCTATTAAGCTAATGGTAGGCGCCCCGCTGGGTTCGGGCCGGCAATATATATCCTGGATTCACCTGGACGATATGTGCCGTTTACTCATCGCGGCTCTCGAGGATCACCAGTTTCAGGGAGTATACAATGCCGTAGCGCCTCACCCGGTTACCAACGAAGAATTTACCCACCAATTAGCCGAAGTATTACATAAGCCGCTTACAGGTTTAAAAGTACCGGCATTTGGTTTGAAATTGATGTTGGGCGAAATGAGCGAAACCGTGCTGGGCGGCTCGCGGGTAAGCGCCAATAAAGTGTTACAAACGGGTTTTACCTACGAATATAATTACCTCGAAGAAGCCTTGGAATCGTTTTACGTAAAAGAAGCATAACAATAGGCGTTAAAGCAATTTAGGCTCAACACTGACTTACCGTATTTTAAAAAATTTAAAATTTGGCGTTAAATCTACTTGTTCCTGCCACTAGCTTATTTGTTTTTAAAATTTAAACTCGAATTTACGTACAGGAAACGTTTTTCCGTTATGGTATTGTTATTTCGATTATGTACACCCGCGAACAAGCCTCTCAGCTAAGGCAAGCTTTCTGGACCGTCTTTGGACAATACATGCTGCCCGTGCTTTCTGCAGAAGGATTAAAAGCCAACTGGCTCAACTACAATACCGGGTTTAAGCATTTGTATTTCCGGATGAAAGCCGATAAACAAATGGCCTCCATCGGGATAGAGATTACGCATCCTGATATAGAAATTCAAGAGTTTTTTATGGAGCAGTTTTTAGCTTTAAAAAACTTATTACACGAAACCGTAGCGGAAGAATGGATTTGGCAACCGCATGTTCCGGACGAGAACAGCAAAATTATTTCGCGCATTTACCAGGAAATAACTCCGGTTAATGTTTTTAACCGCGAAGATTGGCCCACGTTGATTTCCTTTTTTAAACCCCGCATCATCGCCCTAGATGCTTTTTGGAGCGATGCCCAATATGCCTTCGAGGATTTGCGGTAACTACTTCGCACTTGCTAGAGCAATTTACTTTCAAACATCGGCCGTGTTTCAGAAGCTTCACAAGCGGTTTTTTAAATTGAGCTAGAACTCCTCCACTTCGGGTATATCTTTCTGGTTGTAAAATATACGTTTACCCTTGGCCTGCCCCATGCTTACCATTTCGTCGGCCCCCTGAGAGGCACTGCCAATCCGGAGAACGGCATCGCATTTATCGATTAACCGGATGGCTACCGGGTGAAAAATAGCATTAAATACCGCATCGCCGGTTTGTTTAGAACCAGCGGCTTCCACTAAAGGCAAAGCAAACCACTCCCCCAACACCGGTAAATGGCCGCGTTGATAGAGTTCCAGGGCTACAGTAGTCATGTGGTGCACGTTAGCCGCAATTTTGGCAGGATCGTCTTGGGTGCCGGAGCGGTACGGCCCTGCCACTAAAATTAGCAAAGGTTCATCGGTTTTCATGCCAGCAGGTTCTCGAGTTTAGCGTATTGCAGCAACATAATGGTTTTCGCATCTTTTATTTCGCCGGTTTTAATCATGTGCAAAGCCTCATCCAATGGCAACTCCAGCACTTCAATATTTTCCTGCTCGTGGGCTACTCCGCCCCCTTCGTTTACTTTCATGTCTTTGGCGTATTCTGCTACAAAAAAATATAAAATCTCGGTAACGGAGCCCGGCGACATGTAGGCTTCAAAAATCTTTCGTACATCCGATACTTGGTAACCGGTTTCTTCTTCGGTTTCGCGCTTAATGCAGTCTTCGGCATTGTCTTTATCTAACAAACCGGCACAAGCTTCGATGAGCATGCCCGTGGGGTTGCCGTTTACAAAGGTGGGTAAGCGAAATTGCCGGGTAAGAATTACCGTTTTTTGCTCTTGGTTGTACAATAAAATAGTGGCACCATTGCCCCGGTCGTAAGCTTCGCGGCTTTGGGTTTGCCAGGTTCCTTCTTTGGTTAAATAATCGTAAGTTACTTTGCGCAGGGTGTACCAATTATCCGACAAAACCTCGGTCTGCCGGATTTTTACGTTGCTGTTCATTTTGGATTTTGTTTAAATTGTAGGCTTGAAAAATAACATTTTGCTTGTGCGGCAGCAAATTACATATTTCCTGTTATTCAACGGGGCTAAAACAAAGGTAAAAATTTAAAAAAACAGGCTTCTAACTACTCCGGAATGCAGGAATACAGTCACTTTTTAAAAGTAAGAATAGTAGCCGATAATGGCAGACTGTTCAGCTGTTACGCCAAAAATCAACCAGCAATTAGTTAAGCTGTTAATTTAGCCTGAATGACTTGGAGTAGACGAATGATATGATCGGCCCTTTCTTCTAAACCCACTAGGCCGGTAATGGCCTCTTCGTCTTTATTGGCTTTTTTTAAATTAACCAGGTAAGTAGCGTAATCATGAATTTCTTCGTGCACTTTGCCCAGTTCCTGCATAGCCGGAATGTGCCCATACAGAGGAAAGCCAAAATCTTTGATCCAAATTCCAAAGTTGCATTGTCGGTGATCCAGAATAGGTTCCAGGGGAGTATCCACGCCGTAAACAAAAGACTTTACCTTTGATTTAAACAAAAAATGTTTCGTAACGGCAAGTTTAAGCTGGTGATTCAGAAACTCCATACTTCTTTTTTCTGACCTTTCTTATAAGAAAAAACACAAAGTAAATGATTTAGCGATTAACCAACAGTTGTTAATATTTAGGCAGATTGCTTTACTACGCTATGATATGAACTATTTTACGTGAAGTACAATTAAAATGGCCACCTATCACTTTATTTATCTGTTATAAACTTTGCTGCATCTGACCGAGCTGCCAATTATTTATCTTTGTTGCTGATAAAATAGGAATTGCTAAAGAAATAAAAATTACATGTTGTTTCATCAAGTTTGTAAACTCTTTGCCGCTCTTACTCCTTACGAATTATACGATGTGTTGCGCTTGCGCAGCGAAGTTTTTGTGGTAGAGCAGGATTGCGTTTTTCTGGATATGGATAATAAAGACCAGGAATGTTACCATTTGTTGCTTTATCAGAACAACCAGTTAGCGGCTTGCGCCCGTCTGCTCGCGCCCGGTTTATACTACGACCACATGTCCATCGGGAGGATTGTAACGAGCCCTGCCGCCAGAGGCTCTGGCTTAGGTAAAGAGTTAGTGGCCGCCGCCATTGCAGCTTGTTACGATTTATATGGCCCCGGCCCAATAAAAATTGGTGCCCAGCTCTACGCCAAAGCTTTTTACGAAAAGTTTAATTTTGTACAAACCGGAGAGGTGTACGATGAAGATGGCATTGATCATATTCATATGATTAAAGCCTGAAATTAGAATACTCCAACATCAGCCAGTTCTAAAATTAAAAATTTTTCTGGCCGGCCAATATTACTTACTCGATCAAAAATTTAAAATTACCTGTATCTCATAATCCAAAATGCTGGAACCTACCCAACCCAATTCCGAGATATTACTGGATTTAGTGCGTCTGAAAATGCCCTTTGGCAAGTACAAAGGCACTACCCTTTGCGATTTACCCATATCTTACCTGGAGTGGTTATATAAAGAAGGTTTTCCAACGGGCAAACTAGGCATTCAATTAAATACTTTGTATGAGATAAAACTAAACGGATTAACCTATTTGCTGGAACCTATTAAAAAGCAGCTGAAGCAAGGCTAAACACCCGATAAAATTTAAAAAAATTAAGGGTTAAACTTACAATCCTAAGTTCTTAATGAACTATGAGGCATTGCCAAGTTTTTGGCTTCTTTTCCGTACAATCCTGCATAATCCGCCTGTAGCTTAGTATAGTTTGTAGCGATATCTAGCTATAATCAATAGCCATCAAACCTGTCAGCGCGGAGTAATTGCGGGCACCACTGTATAAATAATTCCTCGGCTTTTTCCACTAAACCGGCTTTTACTAGATTTCTACCGCCAGTTTAGCGCAGCGTAACTGGTGGTAGCGAATTATTACTTTTTAAATAAACTAATCTAATTCAATTAGTTTATTTAAACTTCTTGGTTGGATCTTGCCTAACATCAAAAAAAGTCAGAATTATAATATGATCTCCTTTTATTCTATAAAGTACCTGGGTTTGTTTGGTAACCTGAAAACCGTATATTTTCTTATCTGCTACAGCTATAGACCCCATTTCAGGAAAGCTTTTTAGTAACGCTAAAAAGTCAACTATCTTCTGTTCAAAAGCTTCCGCTACTTTGTCACCCCATTCTTGTTGTATATATTCTCTTATTGCTTTATAACTTCTTTCTGCTCGTTTAGTTAAAAGGATATTCATGAAAGCTTTTTGAAAACTGATTTGGCATCTACTAATTTATCTTCATCTTCGGATTCTTCGTAAGCCAACAATACTTCATTCTTCTGCTCCTCGGTTAAAGAATTCCAAAACTTACCAGTTTCGCTATTTTCCCGCGATTTTAAAAAATCGAATAGCGATTGTAGTAATTGTTCACTTTGAATACTATCTATTAGTTGATGAATATTTGATTTCAGTTCGGTTGATTTCATGTTATTAATTTATAAGTTGAGAGATAATCAAAGAGTAGCAATAGTTTGTAACTACATCTAGCAGAGAATACTTAGAGTGATATTGGAAAAAACATAATTACTAAAAACAAAAGCAAAAAGACGACTACTCCAATTAGAAGGAGTGTATTATTGCGTTTCTTTTTCTTAAGGTAAGTATACACATAATGAATATCTGGAAAACGTAAGTTAAACTGGTGTTTTGTCAAATACAGCTTTTCGGCTTTTTGAATATCATTAGCTTCATATGCTTTTCTAATTCTTTTTTCCCAATTATCTTTTTCTAAGAAAGCCCTTGTACTCTCCTTTCTTTTCATTTGGGAAATTTCTGCATCTTCCTGTTTCCTTTCTTTCTCTTGCAGTTCTTTAGGGTTCCAACTATTACCACATTTTAAGCAGGAAACAATAATATCTTTACTGCCGTGGAATCCAGCTAAAAGACCAACTCCTCCGGTTAATACGGCTCCTGCTACTGCTTTACCACTACTAAATCCCTTTTGATTAGCAATTATTTGGTCAGAATTACATTTAGGACAAGTTACTTTTTCTTCCATATCTTAATGTATTTATACTTTAAATGCTGTCAAACACTCAAAGTATATATTTAATTTATAATTTTTAAATTATATAATTGATTTTACCAAAGGTTTAAATTACAAACTTCTAAGGATAAGTATTTAACTTTTATGTTATTTAAATCTTATTCTAAAATATTTAAATTTCATATAAAGATCTATTATAGTAGTTTCATTTAGCAAAACAGTGATACACATTTTCCTCTAAGTGTTAGCTATTTTTATTACTTCTTTAACATAAAATATTCTCAACTCTATCACCTTACCCGCACGACTCTCCCACCGCTATACGAATGATACTCAGCGTTATACATGGCATCGGCGCCCACGGGTCCCATCTGGAAAGTGCCGGGTGATACGGCGCGGACCTGGTAATAAAAGTACTTGGGTTTAGCAGTAGCTGTGGTGTAAATGTTGATGCGGTCATCGCGAATGTCGATGTGGTCGGGTACGGAGAGGTCCCGGGCCCAGGTAAGTTCGCGTTCGGAGGATAAGCGGGGATTTTCGATCTCGAAGCCGGCCGGCAGCAAATCAGTAATGGCTACGTTTGGGATGCTGCGGCCATCCTGGGTTTGCAGCGCCAAGCGCACGACCACCAAATCGTTTTGCCGGAATAGATTACCCGTAATTTTGTTGCCGTTGCGGTCCAGGAAGGTTTTTCGAACCTGCAGGAAACTATCTTCTTCTTTATAACTGCCACTCTGGCTGATGCCTTCTACATCCCAGAAATAATAGAGCGTACCTTGTCCACTCCCCCGGATCGAGAGATTACCCTGATTTAGTTTATTGGTGATCGTAAGCGGCCTGCCAGTAAACGAAGCGATTAGTTTGCCATTTTGGTATACTTTGGCGGTAGCATTGCCTTGCCCGCGGCGAGAAAGCTTCCCTAAAGCCAGTAAGGCAAAGGCCCGTTCCTGGGTGTTAAACCACCGGTTCGAGCGCAACTCCCCCGATAAGTGCCGGGCCAGAATACCCACCTGCGGATTATCCGGATCGGCTTCGAGCAAACTATTCAGGGAAAGCGCCCGGTCGCGCATAGCGGAGTAAAAACTGCCATCCAAAGCCCTTACAGAAGTTTGGCCCGTAAAGGCAGGTGGTAACAATTGATTAAAACTTTCGCGGTTACCGCTTAGCGCATAGGTGCTGGCCAAAACGTATTTTTCATCCAGGGCTAATAGATCGGGCTTAGCTTTGTAGTAGTTCATGGTGGCCCAATCGGTTTTGCCTGCCACGCTGAGCACGTACAGCGAGTACGTAATTTCGTGGGCCGCAATAAATTTGCTCTGCACCTGACGTTTGGCATCGTAAAAGCGGTATTCTTCCATGGCCCGGCCTTTTACTTTGCGTTGCAGATAAACCAGTACTTTACTGAGTACGGTAGCGTTTACGGGATAACCTGCTTTTTTCGCCTCGAGCAGAAAGTGGGTCGCGTAGGTACTCGTCCACCAATGGGTATCGGTTTGGCCAGGCCAATAGGTAAAACCGCCGTCGTACTGCTGCATGGCTTCTATTTTGGTAATAGCTTCCTGCACCAGGTAATTCGGGTTAAACGTACGGGTCTGACGATCCTGGTTCAAAGCGCGGGCCAAATCAGAGTAATACAATAGCGGGAACGCCGTAGATACTGTTTGCTCCAGGCAGCCGTACGGGTATTGCAGCAAATAAGTAATATCGTCGGTAAATTGGGTTAAAGGCGATTTACTTATAACCAGGCGCGAGGCCACCGAAGTTGGCAGAAAATCGTGCGTGGCTTTAATATCGGCGGTAGCCGTATTGTTTAAGGAACCGGAGCCGGTAATTTTGGTGAGTGAAGCGGCCGGCCGCACGGTAATATCGGTACGGTTCCGGAATGATTCACCTAAAGCTTTTACGTTTACCGTTATTGCCGCCTGCCCGATGGTATTAGCAGCCACTACTTTGTACATTACCCGGGCTTCGCTGTTACCCGCCAGGTTGGCTGGTTGGCTGGTGGTGCCCACTACCCGTAAGGACCCGGTTACATCTAAGTCGCTGCTGGCGGTGGCACTTCTGGTTGTGGTATTGCTGAGCGTAACGGGTACCAGAATGGTATCTTTGGGGCTCATAAACCGCGGCAAGGCTGTACTAATAACTACCGGGTCGGCTACCCGCACGGTTTTTTCCGAAGAACCAAAAGCATTGTCCTTGTAGGCTACGGCCATTACCCGCAACGCTCCCGAAAACTGCGGAATATTTACTTTTACCGTAGCTTCGCCATTCGAATTGGTTTTTAAATGGCCGCTCCACTGCGCTACTAATTTTACCCGTTTGGATGTAAGCGGATTAATGCGTTTTTCTAAATCGTAGCCATCGCCGCCAAAGCTGGAACGCTTACCGGTAAATTCGGGAAATAAGAATGGATACAAATCGTAGGCATTTACTTCTAAAGCCCGCTTCTGGTAAAAGAAGTTGTAAGGGTTGGGCGTTTGGTAATCTTTTAATTGCAAGATGCCTTCATCCACCACCGCCAAAGTTACTTCGGCATTAGGAGCGGTATTTACTTTAATTTGCTGGGTGCGCTGCGAGCGGGAAGTTTCGGGAGCCGTAATGGCCACCTCCAGCTTGGTGCTTTTTTGCGTAATGGTTACAGGTTTAAACCCGCGGGCCACCGTGAGCGGCAAACTGTTATCTTTTACCGGGCGCAAGGCCGTAGCCGTAATGTACAAGGTTGGCAAAAATGTATCTTTAATCGGGAGGGTGAGGGAGGCTGCTTTTTTATCGGTTTTAAGGTAATGGTAACTAAATACTTTGTCGCGCTCCACGGTTACCAGAATTTTACCGGCAAACGGCGATTTAAACAAGATTTTGGCTTCTTCGCCTACTTCGTACTCCGGTTTATCCAGCGTAATATCTACTTCGCCTTCGTTGTTTACTTCAAACGAGGTACTCTCGGTATCGCCAAAACCGTAGGCGTAAAAACCCTGGGCCACGTAATTACTGGCTCCAGGCCGCAACACCCGGATTTCGTAATCGCCGGAAGCTACGGGCGTAAAAGTAAACGGGGCCCCGCCTATGGGTATATTAATTACACGGCTGCTCACCACCGTTTCTTTGCGTTGTGATTTGTAGTTATAAGCTTCATCCGGGGAACGTTCAATAACCGATTCGTACGTAAAACGCACCAGTTGCACCCTGGCTGGAGCAGCTACGGGTTGACCGGTTTTATTTACAGCCAGGAGCGGAATGCGCATAGGCTGCCGGGTACTCACGTATTCATCAAAATCGCGGATACCGTAAAACACGGGTTGGGTGCTTACCTCAAATTTAGCCAGCCGGTTTACCGGGCGGCCCGTTTCATCGAAAACCGTGGCATACACCGAGCCATCGAGTAAACCTACATCCTGGTAATCGGCCAGCGTAAAACTTTCCTGTCCTTCGCCCTGCGCATTGGTTTGCCCTTGCCGGACGCTGTTCTGAATATCCACTGCTCCGGAAGTAACAATATCAAAAAGATACTCGGAAAACTTTTTAGCTTCGAATAACTTTTTCTTTAAACTAAGCTGTACTTCGTAATTACGATTAGCCGCGGGTGGCCCGAATAAGTTTAGAGCCGTAAGCTTGGTGATGACACTTTCGCCGGCGCTAAAACTAAGTTTGTTCAAAGTGGCGGTTACTTTTAAACGGTCCGAAATAAATTCTTCGACGCCAATTTTCTGAGAATTCAGCAAAACATCGTTACCGGAATATACTTCTACGGTATACGAGCCCGTTACGGCCGCGGCGGGTAAGGTAAAACTGGTTTCGGCGGCGCCTTGTTGGTTGAGTTTGGCTTTGGCACTTTTGTATTCTTTGCCGTTGGGCAGTAATAATTTTAATTTTATTGGCAAGCCGGCTACTGTTTTCCAGTCAGGGGTACGTACCACGGTGTTCAAATGGATCACGTCGCCGGGCCGGTACAAATCGCGGTCGCCGTAAATAAAAGCATCGTAAGGGATATCGTTGAGCCGCTTGCCACCTACCTCAAAACGGGAAGTATTTACCTGGGTCTGGCTGTAAGGCAAATACGTAAAATCGGCACCCAGGCGGGCGGTAATTAAACCTACTCTAAAATCCGGCGCTTGTTTATCGATGTCGGCAAACCGAACGACTCCATCCTGGTCGGTAGTGCCTTTGTAAATAACCTGGTTGTTGGTACTGATAAACCGGATTTCCACGCCCGATAATTCCTTGGCTTCGCGGATAGAGTTTACGAAAACCATTACGTCGTTTTTGCCTTGTTTGGCGATTAAACCAATATCCGACACCGCTATAATTTTGGAGTCGCGCAGCCACTTTTGCTCGGTGCTGGTTACGGTGAGCACGTACAAGCCTTTAAATTCGCTGTCGAAATCCAAGTCGTTGAGGTCTAAGTTTAGCAAGAAGGCGTTGCCTTGTTTCCGGAGGTTTTTGGTGTCGTATTCGCGTTCAAAAATAACGTTGCCGTTAGTTTCGTTTACCGGATAAGCGTAGCTTTCGTGGTATTCTTCGGCTTCTTCGTCGTACTCGCCTTCGTACAATTTACCGTCCTGCAAAGCCCGTAAAATATTGTTTTCGTAAATTTTACCGATACTTACTTTAATGCGGGGCACTTTGTTGATGTTAAGAGCAATGTTGCGGGCTCCCTGGCTACTCAGGTACACGCTGCGGGCGTTTACAAACCCAATGCCGGGCCGCACCGCCGCAAACGATACCGTATGGGTGTAATCCTGACCCATTTTGGTACCCGCCAGGCCGGTCAGGTTTTTAGAAATGGTTAGTTCGTAGGTATTTTCCTGAGGCATATTGCCTTTCAGCATAAAACCACCTTCCATTTCTTCCACGGTAAATGTTACCCGTGGTTCCAGCTTAATCAAGGTGCTGATGTTATCGGTTTGTACCGGCAAGGTGGTGGCCACGTAGATGTGTTCTTCCCCGTTTTCTACACCGGTGGTTACTTCGGAAATCTGTAAGTTTTGTCGGCTGGGCAGAATCACTTCTTTTTCGATGGTGGCTTTGGTTCGGTAACGACTGCCGGCTGTGGCTAAACCAGGAGCAATACTCACGCGTACCGGCAGGGCATCGTCGCGCAGAGCCGCATTTTTCTTTAGCCGCACGGCTACGGCCTCGCCGGTTTTGCCCGGTATTACTTCGGCCGGTAACTCTACGGTACCATTATACACGCGTATCCGGTTTTTTAATAAAGCGCGAACTACCGGATAATTAAAATTTAAATCCAGACGGGCTTCCAACTCGGCGGGATTAGTTTCGTTTTGGGTCCAGAAAGCCCGGGCTTCCTCTAAATCTAAATAGGGCGTGTGAAACCGGATGCTTTGTGCCTTAGGCAAGGGGTACTTTTCGGAACTATGCTGCAACAATTTCTCCGTAAACTCCGCCTGAAAATCGGTGCTGGGGGCAAAAGGCTGCAACGGCGAAAATACCAGTTCGTTGGGGGTGTTCCATTTAAAGCGGCCTTTCACGGTTGGCGTAAACTGGATATAAGCCGCAGTATCCCATTTTTGCAACTGCGCGGGAGTAGCCAAGTCTTTATTAAAAACAAAAACCAGGTTTTGCGCCGGTTCAATTTGCTCGGTAAAATTTTTACTTTCCAGTTGCAGTTCATTGCTACTGGGGCGGCAACTAAAAAACAAAAAAATTAAAAAAAAGGATCTGGTTAGCAGAGAACTAACACGACGAGTAAAACAAGAAGCGTTCATAAACAGGCGAAGAAAAGCAAATTGCGTTATGCGTTAAATGTACAAATAGTTTGCAATCTGCTTAGCTAAACCAAATAATAAATTTTGCTAATATTTGTGGTACCCTTCCGCCTGCGGCACCTTCCCTAAAAACAGGGAAGGAGAAGCAGTTATCTTTTTTAATAAAAGCGATGTCTACTGATTTAATAAAGCGCTGCTCAAATTTAAAATCTTTAACCCTGGTACTTGGTTAAGCTAATCAAAAGATATTTTTTGAATCGGATTATAATTTTGACACACTTATAGGGAAAAATTTAAAAAACGAGTCGTTAGTAGATAATAAGCTAGCCGCAAAAGCGAGAACGAGTTTCCTTTCGGAGGAAAAATAGAAATAGAAAAAGCTGCCTCTCCTCCCCTTTTTTAACTTTTCCGAAGGGGGAAAGGAATACATTTTCATGCTTTTTTACCTGAACCAACCGGCACCTGGCATTATAAAAGAAACATCCAGTTTCCCTGGTTCAAATAAGTCCAGGGAACAATTCCGTTTTTAATTAATTTACCTATATTTAAAACTGTTTGCGGTAGTATAATTTCTATTACTACACTTTTGGTTTTTAGTGAATAACGTTATTCTCCATTTAATACCAAAGTTCTATGGCTAGATTCTGTCTCCTCATTGGGTTGTTATTTCAAATATCTTTTGGCTGGGCCCAAACCATGGCTACTACCAAAAAAACTACGCTTGCGGCTCCTCAAAATAAAGCCATGCTGCGCGCGGTAAAAACTTTTATGAGTTCCTTAACGGAAGAGCAGCGAAAGAAAGCCTCCTACCCTTTCACCGACGAAGAGCGTTTTAACTGGCATTTTGTACCCCGCGACCGCAAAGGCGTACCTTTGAAGGAAATGACCGCGGAACAACAGAAAAAAGCCCTGGCTATTTTACAAACTTCTTTGAGCGAAAAAGGCTACCAAAAAGCGAAGGCTATTATGGAATTAGAAGTAGTTCTAAAAGCTTTGGAAAAGCATCCTCCCGAAAATACGTACCGCGATCCGGGCAAGTATTATTTTTCCGTTTTTGGAGAACCCACCGAGCAGGAACCCTGGGCCTTTCGGGTAG
Proteins encoded in this window:
- a CDS encoding DUF4268 domain-containing protein, whose amino-acid sequence is MYTREQASQLRQAFWTVFGQYMLPVLSAEGLKANWLNYNTGFKHLYFRMKADKQMASIGIEITHPDIEIQEFFMEQFLALKNLLHETVAEEWIWQPHVPDENSKIISRIYQEITPVNVFNREDWPTLISFFKPRIIALDAFWSDAQYAFEDLR
- a CDS encoding DUF4406 domain-containing protein, which produces MKTDEPLLILVAGPYRSGTQDDPAKIAANVHHMTTVALELYQRGHLPVLGEWFALPLVEAAGSKQTGDAVFNAIFHPVAIRLIDKCDAVLRIGSASQGADEMVSMGQAKGKRIFYNQKDIPEVEEF
- the nudK gene encoding GDP-mannose pyrophosphatase NudK, which encodes MNSNVKIRQTEVLSDNWYTLRKVTYDYLTKEGTWQTQSREAYDRGNGATILLYNQEQKTVILTRQFRLPTFVNGNPTGMLIEACAGLLDKDNAEDCIKRETEEETGYQVSDVRKIFEAYMSPGSVTEILYFFVAEYAKDMKVNEGGGVAHEQENIEVLELPLDEALHMIKTGEIKDAKTIMLLQYAKLENLLA
- a CDS encoding CZB domain-containing protein; this translates as MEFLNHQLKLAVTKHFLFKSKVKSFVYGVDTPLEPILDHRQCNFGIWIKDFGFPLYGHIPAMQELGKVHEEIHDYATYLVNLKKANKDEEAITGLVGLEERADHIIRLLQVIQAKLTA
- a CDS encoding GNAT family N-acetyltransferase, which translates into the protein MLFHQVCKLFAALTPYELYDVLRLRSEVFVVEQDCVFLDMDNKDQECYHLLLYQNNQLAACARLLAPGLYYDHMSIGRIVTSPAARGSGLGKELVAAAIAACYDLYGPGPIKIGAQLYAKAFYEKFNFVQTGEVYDEDGIDHIHMIKA
- a CDS encoding DUF3820 family protein, giving the protein MLEPTQPNSEILLDLVRLKMPFGKYKGTTLCDLPISYLEWLYKEGFPTGKLGIQLNTLYEIKLNGLTYLLEPIKKQLKQG
- a CDS encoding type II toxin-antitoxin system RelE/ParE family toxin; translated protein: MNILLTKRAERSYKAIREYIQQEWGDKVAEAFEQKIVDFLALLKSFPEMGSIAVADKKIYGFQVTKQTQVLYRIKGDHIIILTFFDVRQDPTKKFK
- a CDS encoding alpha-2-macroglobulin family protein translates to MFFSCRPSSNELQLESKNFTEQIEPAQNLVFVFNKDLATPAQLQKWDTAAYIQFTPTVKGRFKWNTPNELVFSPLQPFAPSTDFQAEFTEKLLQHSSEKYPLPKAQSIRFHTPYLDLEEARAFWTQNETNPAELEARLDLNFNYPVVRALLKNRIRVYNGTVELPAEVIPGKTGEAVAVRLKKNAALRDDALPVRVSIAPGLATAGSRYRTKATIEKEVILPSRQNLQISEVTTGVENGEEHIYVATTLPVQTDNISTLIKLEPRVTFTVEEMEGGFMLKGNMPQENTYELTISKNLTGLAGTKMGQDYTHTVSFAAVRPGIGFVNARSVYLSSQGARNIALNINKVPRIKVSIGKIYENNILRALQDGKLYEGEYDEEAEEYHESYAYPVNETNGNVIFEREYDTKNLRKQGNAFLLNLDLNDLDFDSEFKGLYVLTVTSTEQKWLRDSKIIAVSDIGLIAKQGKNDVMVFVNSIREAKELSGVEIRFISTNNQVIYKGTTDQDGVVRFADIDKQAPDFRVGLITARLGADFTYLPYSQTQVNTSRFEVGGKRLNDIPYDAFIYGDRDLYRPGDVIHLNTVVRTPDWKTVAGLPIKLKLLLPNGKEYKSAKAKLNQQGAAETSFTLPAAAVTGSYTVEVYSGNDVLLNSQKIGVEEFISDRLKVTATLNKLSFSAGESVITKLTALNLFGPPAANRNYEVQLSLKKKLFEAKKFSEYLFDIVTSGAVDIQNSVRQGQTNAQGEGQESFTLADYQDVGLLDGSVYATVFDETGRPVNRLAKFEVSTQPVFYGIRDFDEYVSTRQPMRIPLLAVNKTGQPVAAPARVQLVRFTYESVIERSPDEAYNYKSQRKETVVSSRVINIPIGGAPFTFTPVASGDYEIRVLRPGASNYVAQGFYAYGFGDTESTSFEVNNEGEVDITLDKPEYEVGEEAKILFKSPFAGKILVTVERDKVFSYHYLKTDKKAASLTLPIKDTFLPTLYITATALRPVKDNSLPLTVARGFKPVTITQKSTKLEVAITAPETSRSQRTQQIKVNTAPNAEVTLAVVDEGILQLKDYQTPNPYNFFYQKRALEVNAYDLYPFLFPEFTGKRSSFGGDGYDLEKRINPLTSKRVKLVAQWSGHLKTNSNGEATVKVNIPQFSGALRVMAVAYKDNAFGSSEKTVRVADPVVISTALPRFMSPKDTILVPVTLSNTTTRSATASSDLDVTGSLRVVGTTSQPANLAGNSEARVMYKVVAANTIGQAAITVNVKALGESFRNRTDITVRPAASLTKITGSGSLNNTATADIKATHDFLPTSVASRLVISKSPLTQFTDDITYLLQYPYGCLEQTVSTAFPLLYYSDLARALNQDRQTRTFNPNYLVQEAITKIEAMQQYDGGFTYWPGQTDTHWWTSTYATHFLLEAKKAGYPVNATVLSKVLVYLQRKVKGRAMEEYRFYDAKRQVQSKFIAAHEITYSLYVLSVAGKTDWATMNYYKAKPDLLALDEKYVLASTYALSGNRESFNQLLPPAFTGQTSVRALDGSFYSAMRDRALSLNSLLEADPDNPQVGILARHLSGELRSNRWFNTQERAFALLALGKLSRRGQGNATAKVYQNGKLIASFTGRPLTITNKLNQGNLSIRGSGQGTLYYFWDVEGISQSGSYKEEDSFLQVRKTFLDRNGNKITGNLFRQNDLVVVRLALQTQDGRSIPNVAITDLLPAGFEIENPRLSSERELTWARDLSVPDHIDIRDDRINIYTTATAKPKYFYYQVRAVSPGTFQMGPVGADAMYNAEYHSYSGGRVVRVR